One part of the Alligator mississippiensis isolate rAllMis1 chromosome 3, rAllMis1, whole genome shotgun sequence genome encodes these proteins:
- the CWC27 gene encoding spliceosome-associated protein CWC27 homolog isoform X3 encodes MSNIYIQEPPTHGKVLLKTTAGDIDIELWSKEAPKACRNFIQLCMEDYYNNTIFHRVVPGFIVQGGDPTGTGSGGESIYGAPFKDEFHSRLRFNRRGLVAMANAGPHDNGSQFFFTLGRADELNNKHTIFGKITGDTIYNMIRLAEVETDKEERPLNPHKIKISEVLFNPFDDIIPRANKKLKKDKPEEEVKKSKSKGTKNFNLLSFGEEAEEEEVEVNKVSQSMKGKSKSSHDLLKDDPHLSSVPAVKSEKTNEVGDLSEKEDNDEGDENEMDANEENEVKNRIAKKLKKDSNDNEKLSFKEEEIKTEKKTTTRRSCFLKLSEKFYHFSCSLK; translated from the exons GTTTTACTGAAGACGACAGCTGGAGACATCGACATTGAACTCTGGTCAAAAGAAGCACCAAAAGCATGCCGAAACTTTATCCAGCTTTGTATGGAAG attATTATAACAACACAATATTTCATAGAGTTGTGCCTGGTTTTAtagttcaaggaggtgatcccacTGGTACTGGATCAGGTGGAGAATCGATTTATGGGGCTCCCTTCAAG GATGAATTCCATTCACGATTGCGTTTTAATCGAAGAGGACTGGTTGCTATGGCAAACGCTGGTCCTCATGATAATGGCAGTCAATTTTTCTTTACTCTGGGTCGTGCAGATGAACTTAACAACAAGCACACCATCTTTGGCAAG ATTACTGGGGACACAATATATAATATGATACGACTGGCTGAAGTAGAAACAGACAAGGAAGAAAGACCACTCAACCCACACAAAATAAAAATTAGTGAG GTTTTGTTTAATCCTTTTGATGATATCATTCCAAGAGCAAATAAAAAGCTGAAAAAGGACAAACCAGAAGAAGAAGTAAAAAAGTCCAAGTCCAAAGGCACAAA aaattttaacTTGCTTTCCTTTGGAGAGGAAGCTGAAGAAGAAGAGGTAGAAGTCAACAAAGTTAGTCAG AGTATGAAGGGGAAAAGTAAAAGTAGCCATGACTTGCTGAAAGATGATCCACATCTAAGTTCAGTTCCTGCTGTCAAAAG TGAAAAAACAAATGAAGTAGGTGATTTAAGTGAG AAGGAAGATAATGATGAAGGGGATGAAAATGAAATGGATGCTAATGAAGAAAATGAAGTGAAGAATCGCATTGCTAAAAAGCTGAAAAAAGATTCAAATGATAATGAAAAACTATCAttcaaagaagaagaaataaaaacagaaaagaaaactacTACCCGCAG